Proteins from one Plasmodium relictum strain SGS1 genome assembly, chromosome: 10 genomic window:
- the SufA gene encoding iron-sulfur assembly protein, putative, translated as MFVHTFIYFSILVKVINALRMNVFTSYIHSPNTFLNNNKYRRKYNYRLKLVDESIKNNEHIIKLTNSAETKIKQLVKEKEGDLLILKLFVQNGGCKGLQYKLNPIKKDEIEDDDYIQQFENLRFILCIDATSVIYVFNNTLDYSNDLMNGGFKFINPNATKKCGCGKSFNI; from the exons atgtttGTTCacacttttatttatttttctatactTGTTAAAGTTATAAATGCTTTACGTATGAATGTATTTACCTCTTATATACATTCTCCTAATACATTcttgaataataataaatatagaaggaaatataattatagaCTAAAATTAGTAGACGAATcaattaaaa ataatgaacatataataaaattaacaaatagtgcagaaacaaaaattaaa caattagtaaaagaaaaggaaggagatcttttaatattaaaattatttgttcAAAATGGAGGTTGTAAAGGTTTACAGTATAAATTAAATCCAATTAAAAAG gatGAAATTGAAGATGATGATTATATACAACAATTTGAAAATTTaagatttattttatgtatagATGCAACAAGtgttatttatgtttttaataatacCCTAGATTATAGCAACGACTTAATGAATGGTGGATTTAA gtTTATTAATCCAAATGCAACTAAAAAGTGTGGTTGTGGAAAATCATTTAACATTTAG
- a CDS encoding mitochondrial processing peptidase alpha subunit, putative, which yields MKKNIQNIRSILNKTKLSKLYSTESLKLKENKNLEKIYTGEKLNFNKVPFKKEKIEDVIKEVKFDYYYFNEEKKNKYKDIPLNIAVIKESDLPPYKAVDEKLHFSILENDLKIISTNKNNSVCSVGLYVKCGSRYEEINDKINEQGMSVMIENMAFHSTAHLSHLRTIKSLEKIGATVSCSAFREHIVYSCECLKEYLPIVINLLIGNVLFPRFLSWEMKNNVNRLNLMREKLFENNELYITELLHNTAWYNNTLGNKLYVCESSVENYTSENLRNFMLKHFSPKNMALIGVNVDHDELTKWTARAFQDYVSIPYTNQKEVTPKYTGGFVSVEDKNVKKTNIAIAYETKGGWKSSDMITLTVLQTLMGGGGSFSTGGPGKGMYSRLFLNVLNNYNFIESCMAFSTQHSDTGLFGLYFTGEPIHTVDIINAMALEFHKMNKVTEEELNRAKKSLKSFMWMSLEYKSILMEDLARQMMILNRILSGKQLCDAIDAITKEDINKVVNKFIKSKPTVVVYGNINHSPHYDEICKILA from the exons atgaaaaaaaatatacaaaatataaGAAGCATacttaataaaacaaaattaagTAAATTGTACAGTACGGAAAGTTTAAaactaaaagaaaataaaaacttagaaaaaatatatactggAGAAAAactaaattttaataaagtaccatttaaaaaagagaaaatagaAGATGTAATTAAAGAAGTTAAGTTTGACtactattattttaatgaggagaaaaaaaataagtataaagATATTCCATTGAATATAGCTGTAATAAAAGAATCTGATTTACCTCCCTACAAAGCAGTTGATGAAAAATTgcatttttcaattttagaaaatgatttaaaaataatttctacaaataaaaataatagcgTATGTTCAGTAG GATTATATGTAAAATGTGGTTCTAGatatgaagaaataaatgaCAAAATAAATGAACAGGGAATGAGTGTAATGATAGAAAATATGGCATTTCATAGTACTGCTCACTTATCTCATTTAAGAACAATAAAATCTTTAGAAAAAATTGGAGCTACTGTAAGTTGTAGTGCATTTCGTGAACATATTGTTTATTCATGTGAATGTTTAAAAGAATATCTACCTATTGTAATAAATTTGTTAATAGGAAATGTATTATTTCCTCGCTTTTTATCATgggaaatgaaaaataatgtaaatcGTTTAAATTTAATGCGCGAAAAACtatttgaaaataatgaattatatataacaGAATTATTACACAATACAGCTTGGTATAACAATACCTTAggtaataaattatatgtatGTGAATCAAGTGTTGAAAATTATACTTCtgaaaatttaagaaattttatGCTTAAACATTTTTCACCAAAAAATATGGCTTTAATTGGTGTGAATGTTGATCATGATGAATTAACAAAATGGACTGCTAGAGCATTTCAAGATTACGTTTCTATTCCTTATACAAATCAAAAAGAAGTTACACCAAAATATACTGGTGGTTTTGTAAGTGTTGAAGATAAGAATgtgaaaaaaacaaatatcgCAATAGCTTATGAAACCAAAGGGGGATGGAAAAGTTCTGATATGATCACTCTCACAGTATTACAAACATTAATGGGAGGAGGAGGATCTTTTTCTACAGGTGGTCCAGGAAAAGGAATGTATTCAAGATTGTTTCTAAATGTTTTAaacaattataattttatagaaTCCTGTATGGCATTTAGTACCCAACATTCAGATACAGGATTATTTGGATTATATTTTACAGGAGAACCTATACACACAGTTGATATAATAAATGCAATGGCATTAGAATTTCATAAAATGAATAAGGTAACTGAGGAAGAATTAAATAGAgctaaaaaaagtttaaaaagttttatgTGGATGAGTTTAGAATATAAATCTATTTTAATGGAAGATTTAGCTAGACAAATGATGATTTTAAATAGAATTCTTTCTGGTAAACAATTATGTGACGCTATTGATGCTATTACTAAGgaagatattaataaagttgtaaataaatttataaaatccAAACCAACTGTTGTTGTGTACGGTAATATTAATCATTCACCTCATTATGATGAAATATGCAAAATTTTagcataa
- a CDS encoding G10 protein, putative encodes MPRIRTMNSRKPPEGWDKVESFLDEMNKKMRSLENEDTSKKRKNEILWPIFQINHQTARYIYELYYKKKEISRDLYDYLVQEKYVDGALISKWRKQGYENLCCLKCIQISDSNFNNTCICRVPKSNLGNKVLQCVNCGCRGCASGDK; translated from the exons atgccTCGAATTAGAACTATGAATTCAAGAAAACCACCTGAAGGTTGGGATAAAGTAGAATCCTTTTTAGATGAAATGAATAAGAAAATGAGAAGtttagaaaatgaagatacatctaaaaagagaaaaaatgaaatattatgGCCTATATTCCAAATAAATCATCAAACAGCTcgttatatatatgaattatactataaaaagaaagaaatatcaa GAGATTTATATGATTATTTAGTTCAAGAAAAGTATGTTGATGGTGCTCTAATTTCTAAGTGGAGAAAGCAAGGTTATGAAAATTTATGCTGCCTAAAATGCATTCAAATATCTGATAGTAACTTTAATAATACTTGCATTTGTAGAGTCCCAAAAAGTAATCTAGGAAATAAG gTTCTACAATGCGTAAATTGTGGATGTAGAGGTTGTGCTAGCGGAGATAAATAA
- a CDS encoding zinc finger protein, putative: MECVSYDNRDLNNVVCTNELINENLESHNLYDNVKEIEINTYRKKYEKVTDYENINDERGNNVKNEEKNMNQISNCTENKIVDNFKKEQDYSGNNQKNKKKFSSKKFSKSKSVSNNFYGEKEDNYLEREKVSEKRYTYECISDKGSDDLNYRKNISGGYKEDNSESPSKNNTNSKINKLEYLENYDHNTNRDFVCANEKANFYVSDNKNKHRYSYEKPLNSFANKSKGNYKDKNNMDFVKNSSTLESIRRNDINKNVKNNKNYEMNKNNKNLDNSNNFVHKNKSLNSNINYEKKENTKLFRSTTNQDIVEKDCTNSSTKTYSSNQVKLKEKTDVAKFVAKKEPNYDFKSALNVQFCKTKMCPYMNTKEKCKRFSNNMCPYAHDKSELKPIPNLYKTAMCRNFIKNLCFKSKKECNFAHHVEELRSTDEFYKTTLCKFFLNGYCKADKNCRHAHGYKELKSRPTNMFLENGKISSYNTNNNDIDNSKSDNNKDSLNAYKTSEVCSLNESKESSTREEESILTMYDIKKDEKKENFYNNSCKLMSISTKDTYYFLSSGLSKNVVSSEDENQSVKTNEESHFAQSSGRSKFKSSESSKSYLREGEKNSEFSYKSKERSYCNDKKVKEMSKFCVPAEEENLIVSNVENEFNQVDQCEKKKYEKNLISESENSKKIIEEKDDYSDTKYEHDKHSKFSKSFKNKKITLNGYRTSKNAKNDIEISNNDKIYEDKNKMNESIGNSSSDITIHKKFDNNKSIKGNTNVNSYLKNNNDTLKNSHGKIEDEKLNKNVDFDSKNINNEKIHRKAFHFNKLNEINKSNYNNDLNAGSNQYDHDNNYYFKDNNIHNHQRKNNFNNEYNKNNHKNKRIFNGNNSSNNNNNNSNIFNNTSSNNYNNNNYNNNYNNNYNNNYNNNYNNNYNYNNTSKNYTNNKNINNNNVNYSNINYNNNNVNGNANHFNNYNYQSNYNCNYNNLDGNTNKYTGNNHFYYKNTKQSNNCDNTNNNYSYDLSSTNMNNTTKIFKNYKVKKNFVDNNTYFDNNIDDNNNSNYNNLDNNKNDNNSNINNIYYNNSSNNNIDSVNSNSNIDNINNKKNTINNTFYNETCYKSSEEKFGNILYKKNTSHNLNMNNEIVTSYDNISDKKSKYYSINLKNDKVKNGRMLTQDLKKNNEELDFTLRKPDYLCKNEKEHKKRNYNNEKNINEEKELAYINRIEYNKANNINMLKEDIYKCNSQNIYDNNNNNTYKSLTSLINPLSISSTERMKLQHSPLTYDNDKKGNSFLTKNKAENNVENNTLKKATKIEKYLTDQELKTCTSCYQYIKKVAPADIAIIESSCLKCGQLIKKSMCQMIIEILKPQVQFIFSDINFYVQCYQD; this comes from the coding sequence atggagTGTGTTTCTTATGACAATAGAGACTTAAATAATGTAGTATGCACTAACgaattaataaatgaaaatttagaaTCACACAATTTATATGATAATGTTAAAGAAATTGAAATAAACACATACAGAAAGAAATATGAAAAAGTTACtgattatgaaaatataaatgatgaaaGAGGAAACAAtgtaaaaaatgaagaaaaaaatatgaaccAAATTAGTAATTGTactgaaaataaaattgttgACAATTTTAAAAAGGAGCAAGATTATTCAGgaaataatcaaaaaaacaaaaaaaaattttcatcaaaaaaattttcaaagtCCAAAAGTGTATCCAATAATTTTTATGGAGAAAAAGAGGATAATTATTTAGAAAGAGAAAAAGTTTCAGAAAAACGTTATACATACGAATGTATAAGTGACAAAGGATCAGATGATCtgaattatagaaaaaacaTATCAGGAGGATATAAAGAAGATAATAGTGAATCACCTAGCAAGAATAATACAAATTcaaaaattaacaaattaGAATACCTAGAAAATTATGATCATAACACTAATAGGGATTTTGTTTGTGCGAATGAAAAAgcaaatttttatgtttctgataataaaaataaacatagGTATAGTTACGAAAAACCTTTAAATTCATTTGCTAATAAAAGCAAAGGCAACTACAAAGATAAAAACAATATGGATTTCGTTAAGAATAGTAGCACATTAGAGTCCATTAGAagaaatgatataaataaaaatgtaaaaaataacaaaaattatgaaatgaataaaaataataaaaatttagataataGCAATAACTTTgtacataaaaataagtcTTTGAATAGTAACATCAATTAtgagaaaaaggaaaatactAAACTGTTTAGGTCTACTACTAATCAAGATATTGTAGAAAAGGACTGCACCAATTCATCTACAAAAACATATTCAAGTAACCAAGTGAAGTTAAAAGAGAAAACAGATGTAGCTAAATTTGTAGCAAAAAAGGAACCTAACTATGATTTTAAAAGTGCTTTAAATGTTCAATTTTGTAAAACAAAAATGTGCCCATACATGAACACTAAAGAAAAGTGTAAAAGGTTTTCTAATAATATGTGCCCATATGCTCATGACAAAAGTGAATTGAAACCTATTcctaatttatataaaacagCTATGTGTcgaaattttataaaaaatttatgctTTAAATCTAAAAAAGAATGCAATTTTGCTCATCATGTTGAAGAACTTAGATCTACTGATGAGTTTTACAAAACAACGTTATGCAAATTTTTCCTTAATGGATATTGCAAGGCAGATAAAAATTGCAGGCACGCCCATGGATACAAGGAATTAAAATCTAGACCTACCAATATGTTTTTAGAAAATGGAAAGATAAGTAGTTATAATAcgaataataatgatatagaTAATTCAAAaagtgataataataaagattcATTGAATGCTTATAAAACATCTGAAGTATGTTCTTTAAATGAAAGTAAAGAAAGTAGTACAAGAGAAGAAGAAAGTATATTAACAATgtatgatataaaaaaagatgaaaaaaaggaaaacttttataataattcttGTAAACTTATGTCAATTAGTACTAAAGATACATACTATTTTTTATCAAGTGGATTATCCAAAAATGTTGTATCTTCAGAAGATGAAAACCAAAGCGTAAAAACAAATGAGGAATCACATTTTGCTCAAAGTAGTGGAAGATCAAAATTCAAAAGTTCTGAAAGTTCAAAAAGTTATTTAAGAGAAGGAGAAAAAAATTCAGAATTTTCTTACAAATCTAAAGAAAGAAGCTACtgtaatgataaaaaagttaaagaAATGAGCAAATTTTGTGTTCCTGctgaagaagaaaatttaatagtAAGTAATGTTGAAAATGAATTTAACCAAGTAGATCAAtgtgaaaagaaaaaatatgaaaaaaatctTATTAGCGAATCTGAAAACAGCAAGAAAATTATAGAGGAAAAAGATGATTATAGTGATACGAAATACGAGCATGACAAACattcaaaattttcaaaatccttcaaaaataaaaagataactTTGAATGGATATAGAACTTCaaaaaatgcaaaaaatGACATTGAAATAtctaataatgataaaatatatgaagataaaaataaaatgaatgaaAGTATAGGTAACAGTTCGAGTGATATTAccattcataaaaaatttgataataataaatcaataaaaGGTAATACAAACGTGaattcatatttaaaaaataataatgatactTTAAAGAATTCTCATGGAAAAATAGAAGATGAAAAACTCAATAAAAATGTTGATTTTGActctaaaaatattaataatgaaaaaatacataGAAAAGCATTCcattttaataagttaaatgaaattaataaatctaaTTATAACAATGATTTAAATGCTGGTAGTAACCAATATGATCATGATAAcaattattatttcaaaGACAACAATATACATAATCatcaaagaaaaaataattttaacaatgaatataacaaaaataatcataaaaataaaaggattTTTAATGGTAATAACAgtagtaataataacaataacaatagtaatatttttaataatactagtagtaataattataataataataattataataataattataataataattataataataattataataataattataataataattataattataataatacaaGTAAAAACtatacaaataataaaaacattaataataataatgtgaATTATAGCAATATAAATTACAACAATAATAATGTGAATGGCAATGCTAatcattttaataattataattatcagAGTAATTATAATTGTAACTATAATAATTTGGATGGAAATACTAATAAATATACAGGTAacaatcatttttattataaaaatacaaaacaAAGTAATAATTGCGATAATACTAACAATAATTATTCATATGATTTATCTTCAacaaatatgaataatacaacaaagatatttaaaaattacaaagttaagaaaaattttgtaGATAACAATACttattttgataataatatagatGATAACAATAAcagtaattataataatttagataataataaaaatgataataacagtaatattaataatatatattataacaaTAGTAGTAATAACAATATAGATAGTGTTAATAGTAATAGCAATAtagataatattaataacaagaaaaatactataaataataccttttataaTGAAACATGTTATAAAAGTAGTGAAGAAAAATTTGGTAATATTCTATACAAAAAGAATACATcacataatttaaatatgaataatgaaATAGTTACATCATATGATAATATATCAGATAAGAAATCTAAATATTACTCtatcaatttaaaaaatgataaagtaaaaaatggAAGAATGCTAACacaagatttaaaaaaaaataatgaagaattaGATTTTACCTTAAGAAAACCTGattatttatgtaaaaatgaaaaagaacataaaaaaagaaattataacaatgaaaaaaatataaatgaagaaaaggAATTGGCTTATATAAATCGTATAGAATACAATAAggcaaataatataaatatgctaaaagaagatatatataaatgtaataGTCAAAACatatatgataataataataataacacaTATAAGTCATTAACTTCTCTAATTAATCCTTTAAGCATATCTTCTACAGAAAGAATGAAATTGCAGCATTCTCCTTTAACTTatgataatgataaaaaaggaaattcttttttaacaaaaaataaagcaGAAAATAATGTCGAAaataatacattaaaaaaagcaactaaaattgaaaaatactTAACTGATCAAGAACTAAAAACATGCACATCATGCTatcaatatataaaaaaagtagcACCTGCAGATATAGCAATAATTGAATCTTCTTGTTTAAAATGTGGtcaacttattaaaaaatctATGTGCCAAATGATAATAGAGATTTTAAAACCTCAAgtacaatttattttttcagaTATTAATTTCTATGTGCAGTGTTATCAAGATTAA
- the MDR1 gene encoding ABC transporter B family member 1, putative encodes MRSGLSNKKDVLSVKDEVEKELNKKNTVQLLKKIKSQKIPFFLPFKILPPFYKRLLALAFLCAVISGGTLPFFVSVFGIIIKNINLGNNINDILLYLVLVGIFQFIFSFISCFCMDAVTSKIIKTLKIKYLRSVFYQDGQFHDNNPGSKLTSDLEFHLSQVQAGIGTKFITIFTYLSSFLGLYLWSLFKNVRLTLCITCVFPVIYVFGAICSKKIKLNKKTSLLYNNNTVSIIEEALIGIRTVVSYCGENLILKKFNLSEKLYSKFMLKANFIESLHNGAINGFILSAYALGFWYGTRILISDMENQNVGGDFHGGSVISILLGVLISIFMLTIVLPNVADYMKSVEATYSLFEVINRDPLIANNSSGEKLQDIKKIEFKNVKFHYDTRKDVEIYENLSFTLEEGKTYAFVGESGCGKSTILKLIERLYDPSDGEIIINDFYNLKDLNLKWWRSKIGVVSQDPLLFSNSIKNNIKYSLFSINELASLENEGDVKNEDRNLRDIKNETPNELLKMKKEYQSVDDSEIVNVSKKVLVHDFVSSLPNKYETLIGSNASKLSGGQKQRISIARAVIRNPKILILDEATSSLDNKSEYLVQKTISNLKGNESRITIIIAHRLSTIRYANTIFVLSNKVKENGVNNNNSGSYIIEQGTHESLMKNRDGIYYNMIHNQKVSSSLSNGSDKDSDKKSSSYIDSITGNDNEMNNLSNNGNDEHNYEKNKEKKDERKKGASFFKSLFNRKKKKNNNNLNFVYKEIFSYKKDIIIIILSIIVAGGLYPLFALLYAKYVSTLFDIDNLRSNSNKYSLYILFISIAMFISETLKNYYNNLIGEKVEKNVKYRLFENILHQEISFFDQDVNSPGVLISYINRDVHLLKTGLVNNMVIFTHFIVLFLVSISLSFYFCPIVAAALTGAYFILVRVFAIKARMSENKPLQKKDDNTFAYSSDEEIFKDPGFLIQEAFYNINAIIIYGLEDYFCSLIENSIDFVSRGDKKKSIINSTLWGISQSSQLFINSFAYWFGSFLIKRGIINVDNFMNSLFTFLFTGSYAGKLMSLKGDSGNAKVCFEKYYPLITRKSNVDVRDETGIKINKNELKGEIDIKKVNFRYISRPNVPVYNDLSFSCQSKKTTAIVGETGSGKSTVMNLLLRFYDLKEDHIILKKDGNKSSSTRNSDTSVDHSRDEDYIIFKNSGEILLDGININNYNLRDLRNTFSIVSQEPILFNMSIYENIKFGKEDATLEDVKRVCKFAAIDEFIESLPDKYDTNVGPFGRSLSGGQKQRIAIARALLKEPKILLLDEATSSLDSNSEKLIEKTIADIKDKADKTIITIAHRIASIKRSDKIVVFNNPDRNGSYVQSQGTHDELLSIEDGVYKKYVKLAK; translated from the coding sequence atgaGAAGTGGACTAAGTAATAAAAAGGATGTCTTAAGTGTTAAAGATGAAgtagaaaaagaattaaataaaaaaaatacagtaCAATTGCtcaagaaaataaaaagtcaGAAAATACCATTTTTTTTgccatttaaaatattacctccattttataaaagattatTAGCACTAGCTTTTTTATGTGCTGTTATATCAGGAGGTACATTGCCGTTTTTTGTTTCCGTATTTGGAATTATaatcaaaaatattaatcttgggaataatataaatgatattttattatatttagtaTTAGTAGGAATatttcaatttattttttcttttatttcctGTTTTTGCATGGATGCAGTTACAagcaaaataataaagacattaaaaataaaatatttgagAAGTGTCTTTTATCAAGATGGTCAATTTCATGATAATAATCCAGGATCAAAATTGACGTCTGATTTAGAATTCCATTTATCTCAAGTACAGGCAGGAATTGGCACAAAAtttattacaatttttaCGTATCTAAGTTCTTTTTTAGGATTATATTTATggtcattatttaaaaatgttaGATTAACATTGTGTATCACCTGCGTTTTTCCTGTAATATATGTATTTGGTGCTATTTGCAGTAAAAAGATaaaactaaataaaaaaacatccttattatataataacaaTACTGTGTCTATAATAGAAGAAGCACTAATTGGAATAAGAACTGTTGTTAGTTATTGTGgagaaaatttaattttaaaaaaatttaatttgtcagaaaaattatatagtaAATTCATGTTAAAAGCAAATTTTATTGAATCTTTACATAACGGAGCAATAAATGGATTTATTTTGTCTGCCTATGCATTAGGATTTTGGTATGGAACGAGAATATTAATATCTGATATGGAAAATCAAAATGTGGGGGGGGATTTTCACGGTGGTTCAGTTATATCTATACTATTAGGTGTACTTATTAGTATATTTATGCTCACTATTGTATTGCCAAATGTGGCAGATTATATGAAATCAGTAGAAGCAACTTATAGCCTTTTTGAAGTTATTAACCGTGATCCTTTGATAGCAAACAACTCCAGTGGAGAAAAACTAcaagatattaaaaaaatagaattcaAAAATGTGAAATTTCATTATGACACTAGAAAAGATGTAGAGATTTATGAGAATCTAAGTTTTACTTTAGAAGAAGGAAAAACATATGCGTTTGTAGGAGAATCTGGTTGTGGGAAATCaactattttaaaattaatagagAGGTTATATGACCCATCTGATGgagaaattataattaatgacttttataatttaaaagatttgAATTTAAAATGGTGGAGATCCAAAATTGGAGTTGTAAGCCAGGACCCATTACTATTTAGTAActcaataaaaaataacattaaatATAGTTTATTTAGTATAAATGAGTTAGCGTCCCTTGAAAATGAGGGTGAtgttaaaaatgaagataggAATTTGAgagatattaaaaatgagaCACCTAATGAACttttgaaaatgaaaaaggaaTATCAATCAGTAGATGATTCAGAGATAGTGAATGTTTCTAAGAAGGTTCTTGTTCATGATTTTGTATCTTCACTCcctaataaatatgaaacaTTAATAGGATCAAATGCTTCAAAATTATCAGGTGGGCAAAAACAAAGGATATCTATTGCGAGAGCTGTTATTAGAAATcctaaaattttaatattagatGAAGCTACTTCTTCTTTAGACAATAAATCTGAATATTTAGTACAAAAAACAATAAGTAACTTAAAGGGTAATGAAAGTAGAATTACTATTATCATAGCTCACAGATTAAGCACAATAAGATATGCTAATACTATTTTTGTTTTGTCTAATaaagtaaaagaaaatggtgttaataataataattcagGAAGTTATATAATTGAACAAGGAACGCATGAAAGCTTAATGAAGAATAGAGATggtatttattataatatgatTCATAATCAAAAAGTTTCTTCCTCCTTAAGTAATGGTAGTGACAAGGATTCTGATAAAAAAAGTAGCAGTTATATAGATTCGATCACTGGAAATGATAACGAAATGAATAACTTGTCTAACAATGGAAATGACGAacataattatgaaaaaaataaagagaaaaaagatgaaagaaaaaaaggtgcatcattttttaaatccttatttaatagaaaaaaaaaaaaaaataataataatcttAATTTTGTTTacaaagaaatattttcatataaaaaggatataattattataatattaagtATTATAGTAGCAGGAGGATTATATCCTTTATTTGCTTTGCTATATGCTAAGTATGTGTCTACATTATTCGATATTGATAACCTAAGATCAAATTCAAACAAATATTccctatatattttatttatttctattgCTATGTTTATTTCGGAAACACTTAAAAACTATTACAATAATTTAATAGGAgaaaaagtagaaaaaaatgtaaagtATAGATTATTTGAAAACATCTTACATCAAGAAATAAGTTTTTTTGATCAAGATGTAAATTCTCCAGGAGTATTGATCTCCTATATTAATAGAGATGTTCATTTATTGAAAACCGGATTAGTAAATAATATGGTTATATTCACACATTTCatagtattatttttagtCAGTATTTCGTtgtctttttatttttgtccAATAGTAGCAGCAGCATTAACAGGagcatattttattttagttCGCGTTTTTGCTATAAAAGCAAGAATGTCTGAAAACAAGCcattacaaaaaaaagatgataaTACGTTTGCATATAGTTCTGAtgaagaaatttttaaagaCCCTGGTTTTTTAATTCAAGAAGCTTTTTATAATATCAATGCAATAATCATATATGGATTAGAAGATTATTTTTGTTCATTAATTGAAAATTCTATTGATTTTGTTAGTAGaggagataaaaaaaaatcaataatTAATTCTACTTTATGGGGGATTAGCCAAAGTTCTCAATTGTTCATAAATAGTTTTGCATATTGGTTCggttcttttttaataaaaagaggGATTATTAATGTAGataattttatgaattctttatttacatttttatttactggTAGTTATGCAGGAAAATTAATGTCTCTTAAAGGTGATTCAGGAAATGCTAAAGTATGctttgaaaaatattaccCATTAATTACAAGAAAATCGAATGTTGATGTAAGGGATGAAACtggtataaaaataaataaaaatgaattaaaaggAGAAATTGATATAAAGAAGGTTAATTTTCGATATATATCTAGACCTAATGTACCTGTTTATAATGATTTATCATTTAGTTGCCAAAGTAAAAAAACAACAGCTATAGTAGGAGAAACTGGTAGTGGTAAGTCAACAGTTATGAATTTATTGTTGAGATTTTATGACTTAAAAGAAGatcatattatattaaaaaaagacgGAAATAAATCTTCATCTACTAGGAATTCTGATACATCTGTTGATCATTCCAGAGATGaagattatattatttttaaaaatagtgGAGAAATACTACTAGATggtataaatataaataactaTAACTTGAGAGATCTCAGAAATACCTTCTCCATAGTTAGTCAAGAACCAATCTTATTTAATATGtctatttatgaaaatatcaAATTTGGAAAAGAAGATGCAACATTAGAAGATGTTAAGCGTGTTTGCAAATTTGCTGCAATAGATGAATTTATTGAATCATTACCAGATAAGTATGATACCAATGTTGGTCCTTTTGGAAGAAGTTTATCAGGTGGACAGAAGCAAAGAATAGCTATAGCAAGAGCATTGCTAAAGGAACCtaaaattttgttattaGATGAAGCTACTTCATCTCTTGACTCAAACTcagaaaaattaattgaaaaaaCAATTGCTGATATTAAAGATAAAGCAGACAAAACAATAATCACTATTGCTCATAGAATTGCCTCTATTAAAAGATCGGATAAAATTGTTGTTTTTAATAACCCAGATAGAAATGGATCATATGTTCAATCACAAGGAACACACGATGAACTACTATCAATTGAAGATGgtgtttataaaaaatacgtTAAATTAGCAAAATAA